In Rhipicephalus microplus isolate Deutch F79 chromosome 9, USDA_Rmic, whole genome shotgun sequence, one genomic interval encodes:
- the LOC142772308 gene encoding ubiquitin-conjugating enzyme E2 Z-like: MASRSASEFKSDEEKPLISLVRVKKEIVDSFEDPVPGLFVFPDENNMATIYSIVLGPADTPYEDAILIFELMLPKDYPINPQKVKFVSMDGRHTIHPFFFNNGTVSISILGTYAGPQWSSAQTLCSVLLSIQSILTAEPFFDHPFKKNVNRQAHSEEAAEYHTYVRCEAIRMSVCKSVQSSLDDSAPCPHELRQKVFALFVDMFDKDVAWLQSHLDLNGTLIKNPFCGGLGSHEFDALISRLENLKAQVSKKIRPDDANAAP, translated from the coding sequence ATGGCATCGCGCTCAGCAAGCGAATTCAAAAGCGATGAGGAGAAACCGCTTATATCCTTGGTGCGCGTCAAGAAAGAAATCGTGGATTCGTTTGAAGACCCGGTGCCAGGACTTTTTGTTTTCCCAGACGAAAACAACATGGCGACGATCTACTCTATTGTGCTTGGACCCGCGGATACACCATACGAGGATGCTATCCTGATTTTTGAATTAATGTTACCGAAGGACTACCCCATCAATCCCCAAAAGGTGAAGTTTGTGTCTATGGATGGACGTCACACCATTCACCCATTCTTTTTCAACAACGGGACTGTCTCAATCAGCATTCTCGGAACCTATGCTGGACCGCAGTGGAGCTCCGCTCAGACATTGTGCTCGGTCTTATTGTCCATACAGAGTATACTAACGGCTGAACCATTCTTCGACCATCCGTTCAAGAAAAATGTGAACCGGCAAGCACACAGTGAGGAAGCAGCAGAGTATCACACTTACGTCCGATGTGAAGCTATTAGGATGTCAGTATGCAAGTCCGTGCAAAGCTCTCTGGACGACTCAGCACCGTGCCCTCATGAACTCCGGCAAAAGGTATTCGCACTTTTTGTCGACATGTTTGACAAGGACGTGGCTTGGCTACAAAGCCATCTGGACTTGAATGGCACCCTCATCAAAAATCCTTTCTGTGGAGGACTGGGATCGCATGAGTTTGATGCCTTGATCAGCCGGCTTGAAAATCTGAAGGCACAGGTGTCGAAGAAAATTCGGCCCGATGACGCGAACGCCGCCCCCTAA